The proteins below come from a single Halostagnicola larsenii XH-48 genomic window:
- the hflX gene encoding GTPase HflX: MKALIAKRIDSGTPDTSEIRELAQAAGYEVVGEITQSRTADAALQLGEGKANELAERAGETETETVIFDNRLGPYQMYNLGQLLPEGVEIIDRFTLILEIFGQRAQTRKAQLQVELAELRYELPRAEAKTSLAKRDEHPGFMGLGEYDESREQDIKAQISRIRDELEQIERTEQHRRERRRASGFDLVALAGYTNAGKSTLLRQLADDLDVDENEELHPDLDSTAESQDRLFTTLGTTTRRADIEPRDVLVTDTVGFISDLPHWLVESFKSTLDSVYRADLVLLVVDVSEPIDEIHEKLVTCHDTLYERNEAPIVTVLNKIDAVSEAELEEKAAALSALAPNPVTVSAREGTNVDELLERIDSELPDWERERLVLPMTDDTMSLVSWIHDNANVEDVTYGDEDVLLSFEARPMVISQARSRASDLEAASA; the protein is encoded by the coding sequence ATGAAGGCACTCATCGCAAAACGAATCGACTCGGGAACGCCCGATACGAGCGAAATACGCGAACTCGCACAGGCCGCGGGCTACGAGGTCGTCGGCGAGATAACGCAGTCTCGAACGGCCGATGCCGCGTTGCAACTCGGCGAGGGAAAAGCGAACGAACTGGCCGAACGGGCTGGCGAGACGGAGACCGAGACGGTTATTTTCGACAATCGACTCGGCCCGTATCAGATGTACAACCTCGGGCAGTTGCTCCCCGAGGGCGTCGAGATCATCGACCGGTTTACGCTGATTCTCGAGATATTCGGCCAGCGGGCCCAGACTCGTAAGGCCCAACTGCAGGTCGAACTCGCGGAGCTTCGATACGAACTCCCTCGTGCGGAAGCCAAGACGAGTCTGGCAAAGCGGGACGAGCATCCCGGATTCATGGGGCTGGGCGAGTACGACGAGAGCCGGGAACAGGACATCAAAGCCCAGATCAGCCGGATCAGAGATGAACTCGAGCAGATCGAGCGAACCGAACAGCACCGGCGCGAACGGCGTCGCGCCTCCGGCTTCGACCTCGTCGCGCTCGCGGGCTATACGAACGCGGGGAAATCGACGCTGCTTCGCCAACTCGCCGACGATCTGGATGTCGACGAAAACGAAGAGTTGCACCCGGATCTCGATTCGACTGCAGAGTCACAGGACCGACTGTTCACGACGCTCGGAACGACGACGCGTCGGGCCGACATCGAACCGCGGGACGTGCTCGTGACGGATACGGTCGGCTTCATCAGCGACTTGCCCCACTGGCTGGTCGAATCGTTCAAGTCGACGCTCGATTCCGTCTACCGCGCCGACCTCGTCTTGCTGGTCGTCGACGTGAGCGAGCCGATCGACGAGATACACGAAAAGCTCGTCACCTGTCACGACACGCTCTACGAACGCAACGAGGCACCGATCGTCACCGTGTTGAACAAGATCGACGCCGTGAGCGAAGCGGAACTCGAGGAGAAAGCCGCCGCCCTCTCGGCGCTCGCGCCGAACCCGGTCACGGTCAGCGCCCGCGAGGGAACGAACGTCGACGAACTACTCGAGCGGATCGACAGCGAACTCCCCGACTGGGAGCGCGAACGACTCGTGTTGCCGATGACCGACGACACGATGAGCCTGGTCTCGTGGATACACGACAACGCCAACGTCGAAGACGTCACCTACGGCGACGAGGACGTGCTCCTCTCGTTCGAAGCGCGGCCGATGGTGATCTCGCAAGCGCGCTCGAGAGCGAGCGATCTCGAGGCGGCCTCGGCCTGA
- a CDS encoding FUN14 domain-containing protein, whose translation MVEIDPTSMGFEFAASAILGGLIGFAVKTVAKTVAVIIGVQLMVFRYLESNGIVAVDWDRLSAGLLETQQQAKQGAGWLESVVSTTTVGVGFASGFLLGYYRA comes from the coding sequence ATGGTGGAGATCGATCCGACGTCGATGGGGTTCGAGTTCGCTGCGAGTGCGATTCTCGGCGGGCTGATCGGCTTTGCGGTAAAGACCGTCGCGAAAACCGTCGCGGTCATCATCGGCGTCCAACTCATGGTCTTTCGATACCTCGAGTCGAACGGTATCGTGGCCGTCGACTGGGACCGACTCAGTGCCGGCTTGCTCGAGACACAACAACAGGCAAAGCAGGGGGCGGGGTGGCTCGAATCGGTCGTCTCGACTACCACCGTGGGCGTCGGATTCGCGAGCGGTTTTCTGCTCGGCTACTACCGTGCATAA
- a CDS encoding ribosome assembly factor SBDS — MISLDEAVTARLESHGARFEVLVDPDAALEIKRGEFDDELEDYIAAEDVFEDASSGDRPAESDLEKVFETTDPLEIIPEVIEKGEIQITAEQRREMQEQKRKQLITTITRNAINPQMDDAPHPPERIESALEEAGFTVDPMEPVSEQVDDALDALRPVIPIRFEEVSIAVQIPPEHAGSAQAKIRQYGDLESEEWQPDGSWIGVVTFPAGLQNDFYDVVNENTSGEAETQVVKDKDDLRTR, encoded by the coding sequence ATGATATCACTCGACGAGGCGGTGACGGCGCGACTCGAGTCACACGGGGCGCGATTCGAAGTGTTAGTCGACCCCGACGCGGCACTCGAGATCAAACGCGGCGAGTTCGACGACGAACTGGAGGACTACATCGCCGCAGAGGACGTATTCGAGGACGCCTCGAGCGGTGACCGACCCGCCGAAAGCGACCTCGAAAAAGTGTTCGAGACGACGGACCCGCTCGAGATCATTCCGGAAGTGATCGAAAAGGGCGAGATTCAGATCACGGCCGAGCAGCGCCGTGAGATGCAAGAACAGAAACGCAAACAGCTCATCACCACGATCACGCGCAACGCCATCAACCCGCAGATGGACGACGCGCCGCATCCGCCAGAACGGATCGAAAGCGCACTCGAGGAAGCCGGATTTACCGTCGATCCGATGGAACCGGTGAGCGAACAGGTCGACGACGCGCTCGATGCGCTGCGTCCCGTGATTCCGATCCGGTTCGAGGAAGTCTCGATCGCCGTCCAGATTCCGCCGGAGCACGCTGGCAGCGCCCAGGCGAAGATTCGCCAGTACGGCGATCTCGAGAGCGAGGAGTGGCAACCTGACGGCTCGTGGATCGGCGTCGTAACGTTCCCCGCCGGCCTCCAGAACGATTTCTACGACGTCGTCAACGAGAACACGAGCGGCGAAGCGGAAACGCAGGTCGTCAAGGACAAAGACGACCTCAGGACCCGGTAG
- the psmA gene encoding archaeal proteasome endopeptidase complex subunit alpha — MQGQAQQQAYDRGITIFSPDGRLYQVEYAREAVKRGTASIGIRTENGVVLAVDKRIPSPLLEDSSVEKIHKADDHIGIASAGHVADARQLIDFARRQAQVNHLRYGEPVGVETLTKNVTDHIQQYTQVGGARPFGVALIVGGIENGEPRLFETDPSGTPYEWKALAVGADRGELQNYLEENYDAEADLDGGISLALDALASVNDGGLLPSEVGLATVDAETESFEQFDLDQIETHLEENDLLGEEDTDEDDE, encoded by the coding sequence ATGCAGGGACAAGCCCAACAGCAGGCGTACGACCGAGGCATCACGATCTTCTCGCCCGACGGCCGACTCTACCAGGTCGAGTACGCCCGCGAGGCGGTCAAACGTGGAACGGCGAGTATCGGCATTCGAACTGAAAACGGCGTCGTTCTCGCAGTCGACAAGCGGATCCCGTCCCCGCTGCTCGAGGACTCGAGCGTCGAAAAGATCCACAAAGCGGACGATCATATCGGCATCGCGAGCGCAGGTCACGTCGCCGACGCGCGACAGCTAATCGACTTCGCCCGTCGCCAGGCACAGGTCAACCACCTGCGCTACGGCGAGCCGGTCGGCGTCGAAACGCTGACCAAAAACGTCACCGATCACATCCAGCAGTACACCCAGGTCGGCGGCGCACGTCCCTTCGGCGTGGCGCTCATCGTCGGCGGTATCGAGAACGGCGAACCGCGCCTGTTCGAAACGGATCCCTCCGGCACGCCTTACGAGTGGAAGGCGCTCGCGGTCGGTGCGGATCGGGGCGAACTCCAGAACTACCTCGAAGAGAACTACGACGCCGAAGCGGACCTCGACGGCGGCATCTCGCTGGCGCTCGACGCGCTCGCATCGGTCAACGACGGCGGACTCCTGCCGTCTGAGGTCGGTCTCGCGACCGTCGACGCCGAAACGGAGTCGTTCGAACAGTTCGATCTCGATCAGATCGAAACCCACCTCGAGGAAAACGACCTCCTCGGTGAGGAAGACACCGACGAAGACGACGAATAA
- a CDS encoding Rpp14/Pop5 family protein: protein MKHLPKHLRPRWRYLAVELESWPDATIDRRAFQRELWYAGQNLLGDPGSADADLSVVRFEFDGGVGETIIRVRHGETQPARAALACIDRIDGSPVGIRVTGISGTIRAAEEKFLGKRGQVPAERNVVFENAERVAVGRNGSADIRLDDAFVGATDLDLV from the coding sequence ATGAAGCACCTACCGAAACATCTCCGCCCGCGATGGCGATATCTCGCGGTCGAACTCGAGTCCTGGCCCGACGCGACGATCGATCGGCGAGCCTTCCAGCGAGAACTCTGGTACGCGGGCCAGAATTTACTCGGCGATCCGGGGAGTGCTGACGCCGATCTGTCGGTCGTCAGGTTCGAGTTCGACGGCGGCGTCGGGGAGACGATCATCAGAGTTCGCCACGGAGAGACACAACCGGCGAGAGCGGCACTCGCCTGTATCGACCGTATCGATGGGTCTCCTGTCGGGATTCGCGTCACAGGGATCAGTGGCACGATCCGTGCCGCTGAAGAAAAGTTTTTAGGTAAACGCGGGCAAGTCCCGGCAGAGAGAAACGTCGTGTTTGAGAACGCTGAGCGAGTCGCGGTCGGACGAAACGGATCCGCGGACATCCGACTCGACGACGCGTTCGTCGGCGCGACAGACCTCGATTTAGTGTGA
- a CDS encoding class I SAM-dependent methyltransferase, producing the protein MKKSIDEHAARFDEKASEYDDSKSPEYRACADLVIDHADPGSDDIVLDLATGTGAIALALAPHAERVVGRDISEGMLEQARAKADEQGLENVSFDQGSFREPAYSGQVDIVTSNFAMHHLADAEKREAIDVVAKLEPRLFVLGDVMFFDEPDPDEPFYSPEVDDPATVGTLADAFTDAGFSLTAVERIHGQVGVLVAERSGLDDGGVANGG; encoded by the coding sequence ATGAAAAAGAGCATTGACGAACACGCGGCTCGGTTCGACGAGAAGGCGAGCGAGTACGACGATTCGAAGTCCCCGGAGTACCGCGCGTGTGCGGATCTCGTTATCGATCACGCCGACCCCGGTTCCGACGATATCGTTCTCGACCTCGCGACCGGAACGGGCGCGATAGCGCTCGCACTCGCCCCTCACGCAGAGCGCGTCGTCGGCCGAGATATCAGCGAGGGAATGCTCGAGCAGGCGCGTGCGAAAGCCGACGAACAGGGGCTCGAAAACGTCTCGTTCGACCAGGGGTCCTTCCGCGAGCCGGCATACAGCGGTCAAGTCGACATCGTCACCTCGAATTTCGCGATGCACCACCTCGCTGACGCGGAAAAACGGGAGGCGATCGACGTTGTGGCGAAGCTAGAACCGCGGCTGTTCGTTCTCGGTGACGTCATGTTCTTCGACGAACCCGATCCCGACGAGCCGTTTTACTCGCCCGAGGTCGACGACCCGGCGACCGTCGGCACGCTCGCCGACGCGTTTACGGACGCAGGATTCTCGCTAACCGCGGTCGAGCGGATCCACGGGCAGGTCGGCGTTCTGGTCGCCGAACGTTCCGGTTTGGACGACGGAGGAGTAGCGAACGGCGGATGA
- a CDS encoding RNase P subunit p30 family protein, giving the protein MYEGVHARPDGRSTVARLAKTAAEYGFEGVVVRSHDDSSGEYDAERIGEEYDVDVVNGVEIRADSPEQASGSVGNYRPSHTVLAIHGGTNEMNRFAVENEKVDVLAHPMRGGGDVNHVLVKAAAENGVRLEFNLGDVLRESGGQRVRTIQSLRKLREIVSYYDAPYVVSADPRSHLEVRAPRELTALGEQLGASAAWIERGLEEWRELAERNRAIQSDSFIEPGVKRTNHEKEH; this is encoded by the coding sequence ATGTACGAGGGCGTCCACGCGCGACCTGACGGCCGGAGCACCGTCGCTCGACTCGCCAAGACGGCCGCCGAGTACGGGTTCGAGGGCGTGGTCGTCCGGAGTCACGACGACTCGAGCGGGGAGTACGACGCCGAACGGATCGGCGAAGAGTACGATGTGGATGTCGTCAACGGTGTCGAAATACGGGCGGATTCACCCGAGCAGGCAAGCGGGTCGGTCGGCAACTATCGCCCGTCACACACGGTTCTCGCGATCCACGGCGGAACCAACGAGATGAATCGCTTCGCCGTCGAAAACGAGAAGGTCGACGTGCTCGCACACCCGATGCGAGGCGGCGGCGATGTCAATCACGTACTCGTCAAAGCCGCCGCCGAAAACGGCGTCAGGCTCGAGTTCAACCTCGGCGACGTTCTCCGAGAGAGCGGCGGGCAGCGCGTTCGAACCATCCAGTCACTTCGAAAACTCAGGGAAATCGTCAGCTACTACGACGCACCCTACGTCGTCAGCGCTGATCCGCGATCGCACCTCGAGGTCCGCGCCCCGCGCGAGCTCACGGCGCTCGGGGAGCAACTCGGCGCGTCGGCGGCCTGGATCGAACGCGGGCTCGAGGAGTGGCGGGAACTCGCCGAGCGCAATCGAGCGATCCAGTCCGATTCGTTCATTGAGCCGGGAGTCAAACGAACGAACCATGAAAAAGAGCATTGA
- the tbsP gene encoding transcriptional regulator TbsP, protein MASNLLNHQIDDILRTVLEDASGDVYMVNPSRDAIEEFVSVATDFDGSLPTVQMLANEQTLKEVMGDFIIASNAADLISDDALELRTLGETPENSLCLTEDRVIALVHAGDRVGGLVTDDDEFVEDTFASYETRWENADVFKLRTPPISDVRETLSDEISPDAEADFTAILNSLETARGDGEGLDEVTISLVVAAKNEALLYDISKWGEDVGIASKATFSRTKTKLEDMGLIDTEKVPIDVGRPRLRLKIGDDRLREADNGQIATVTQSILN, encoded by the coding sequence ATGGCCTCGAATTTACTCAATCATCAGATTGACGATATCCTCAGAACAGTTCTAGAGGATGCAAGTGGAGACGTTTATATGGTGAACCCGTCGCGAGATGCGATCGAAGAGTTCGTTTCGGTTGCGACCGATTTCGACGGGTCGTTGCCGACGGTGCAGATGCTCGCCAACGAACAGACGCTGAAGGAAGTGATGGGCGACTTCATTATCGCATCGAACGCGGCCGATCTCATCAGCGACGATGCGCTCGAACTTCGGACGCTCGGCGAGACGCCGGAAAACTCGCTCTGTCTCACCGAAGACCGCGTCATCGCACTCGTTCACGCCGGTGACCGCGTTGGAGGTCTCGTCACCGACGATGACGAGTTCGTCGAGGACACCTTCGCATCCTACGAAACCCGGTGGGAGAACGCTGATGTGTTCAAGCTTCGAACACCGCCGATCAGCGACGTTCGCGAGACGCTTTCCGACGAGATCAGTCCCGATGCTGAGGCGGACTTCACCGCGATTCTCAACTCCCTCGAGACGGCTCGTGGCGACGGGGAGGGTCTCGACGAGGTGACGATTTCGCTGGTCGTCGCGGCCAAAAACGAAGCGCTGCTGTACGACATCAGCAAGTGGGGCGAAGACGTCGGGATCGCGTCGAAAGCGACCTTCTCCCGGACGAAAACGAAACTCGAGGATATGGGCCTCATCGACACCGAAAAGGTCCCGATCGACGTCGGCCGACCGCGGCTTCGACTCAAGATCGGGGACGACCGGCTCCGAGAGGCGGATAACGGCCAGATCGCGACCGTCACCCAATCGATTCTCAACTGA
- the glyA gene encoding serine hydroxymethyltransferase, translated as MEHDHVRAVDPAVADALENEVDRQRSTLQMIASENHVSKAVLDAQGSALTNKYAEGYPGERYYGGCEYADEVEQYAIDRATELFGAEHVNVQPHSGTQANQAVYFAMLEPGDKILSLDLTHGGHLSHGHPANFVGQLYDVEQYEVNPETGYLDYEGLAEQAEAFDPDIIVSGYSAYPRDIEWERIQEAADAVDAYHLADIAHITGLVAAGVHDSPVGIADFVTGSTHKTIRSGRGGIVMTSEEYADGIDSAVFPGGQGGPLMHNIAGKAVGFKEALEPEFEDYAEQTVANAKALGESLVDNGFSLVSGGTDNHLVLVDLRESHPDTSGGTAEEALEAAGIVLNGNTVPGETRSPFDPSGIRAGTPGLTTRGFDEDDCRTVGDLIARVVDNPDDQSVLEEVREEVESLCAENPLYEDE; from the coding sequence ATGGAACACGACCACGTCCGGGCAGTCGATCCTGCCGTCGCTGACGCCCTCGAGAACGAGGTCGATCGGCAGCGCTCGACGCTCCAGATGATCGCAAGCGAGAACCACGTCAGTAAAGCGGTCCTCGACGCACAGGGCAGCGCCCTGACGAACAAGTACGCCGAAGGATATCCCGGCGAACGCTACTACGGTGGTTGTGAGTATGCAGACGAGGTCGAGCAGTACGCCATCGACCGCGCGACGGAACTCTTCGGTGCCGAACACGTCAACGTCCAGCCCCACTCGGGCACGCAGGCCAACCAGGCCGTCTACTTTGCAATGCTCGAGCCCGGCGACAAGATCCTCTCGCTCGATCTGACCCACGGCGGCCACCTCAGTCACGGCCACCCGGCGAACTTCGTCGGTCAGCTCTACGACGTCGAGCAGTACGAGGTCAATCCCGAAACCGGCTACCTCGACTACGAGGGGCTGGCTGAACAGGCCGAGGCGTTCGACCCCGATATCATCGTTTCTGGCTACTCCGCGTACCCTCGCGATATCGAGTGGGAGCGCATTCAGGAGGCCGCCGACGCGGTCGACGCCTACCACCTCGCGGATATCGCCCACATCACGGGCCTCGTCGCCGCCGGCGTTCACGACTCGCCGGTCGGCATCGCCGACTTCGTGACCGGTTCGACTCACAAGACGATCCGCTCCGGCCGCGGCGGCATCGTCATGACGAGCGAGGAGTATGCAGACGGCATCGACTCGGCAGTGTTCCCCGGCGGACAGGGCGGTCCCCTCATGCACAACATCGCCGGCAAGGCCGTCGGATTCAAGGAAGCGCTCGAGCCCGAGTTCGAAGACTACGCCGAGCAGACGGTCGCCAACGCGAAGGCGCTCGGCGAGAGTCTCGTCGACAACGGCTTCTCGCTGGTCTCGGGCGGCACGGACAACCACCTCGTGCTCGTCGACCTGCGCGAGAGCCACCCCGATACCTCCGGTGGTACCGCCGAAGAGGCCCTCGAGGCCGCGGGCATCGTCCTCAACGGGAACACGGTCCCCGGCGAGACGCGCTCGCCGTTCGACCCCTCGGGCATCCGCGCCGGCACGCCCGGGCTGACCACCCGCGGCTTCGACGAGGACGACTGCCGAACCGTCGGCGACCTGATCGCGCGCGTCGTCGACAACCCGGACGATCAGAGCGTCCTCGAGGAGGTCCGCGAGGAAGTCGAGTCGCTGTGTGCGGAGAATCCGCTGTACGAAGACGAGTAG
- a CDS encoding bifunctional methylenetetrahydrofolate dehydrogenase/methenyltetrahydrofolate cyclohydrolase gives MTEIIDGNAVASEIRDGLTDAIETLADAGRRPGLATVLMGDDPASQTYVNMKQRDCEEVGIDGTHAEIDGDAPASELYDAIEDLNDDPSVHGYIVQEPVPDHIDYREVLRRIDPAKDADAFHPENVGRLVAGQPRFKPCTPHGIQKLLEAYDVETEGADVTIIGRSNIVGKPMANLLMQKADGGNATVTVCHSRTEDLEEKTRSADIVIAASGVTELVDASMLAEDAVVIDVGISRVDADNEKGYELVGDVDFESAKSKAGAITPVPGGVGPMTRAMLLHNTVNAASAQQGIDVDLP, from the coding sequence ATGACCGAGATCATCGATGGAAACGCCGTTGCGAGCGAGATCCGCGATGGACTGACCGACGCGATCGAAACGCTCGCCGACGCCGGGCGGCGACCGGGGCTCGCGACCGTCCTGATGGGCGACGACCCCGCGAGTCAGACGTACGTGAACATGAAACAGCGCGACTGCGAGGAGGTCGGAATCGATGGAACCCACGCCGAGATCGACGGGGACGCGCCCGCGAGCGAACTGTATGATGCAATCGAGGATCTCAACGACGATCCGTCCGTCCACGGCTACATCGTCCAGGAGCCGGTCCCGGATCACATCGACTACAGGGAAGTGCTTCGACGCATCGATCCGGCCAAGGACGCCGACGCGTTCCACCCCGAAAACGTCGGTCGACTCGTCGCCGGTCAGCCCCGATTTAAACCGTGTACTCCACACGGGATCCAGAAGCTGCTCGAGGCCTACGACGTCGAGACGGAGGGCGCTGATGTGACCATCATCGGCCGGTCGAACATCGTCGGGAAACCGATGGCGAACCTGCTCATGCAGAAAGCCGACGGCGGCAACGCGACGGTGACGGTCTGTCACTCCCGAACGGAAGACCTCGAGGAAAAGACGCGATCGGCGGATATCGTGATCGCCGCCTCCGGCGTCACCGAACTCGTCGACGCGTCGATGCTCGCCGAAGACGCAGTCGTGATCGACGTCGGCATCTCTCGAGTCGACGCCGACAACGAGAAGGGGTACGAACTCGTCGGCGACGTCGACTTCGAGAGCGCGAAATCGAAAGCCGGTGCCATCACGCCGGTTCCGGGCGGGGTTGGGCCGATGACGCGCGCGATGCTCCTGCACAACACGGTCAACGCGGCGAGCGCCCAGCAGGGAATCGACGTCGACCTGCCCTAG
- a CDS encoding DUF7117 family protein, which produces MKIRGERECTECGTRWSYYETGNVSCPHCGTLRSVGLDERTEHTDLQIQFDLTPVRNAVADSTTSDLAERCRERSREYIRQRGFIKGGELRGLDTTYLAAAELLHVADIVSRERQLADRDELYFLSLLETADQDERPPASDVPDSLRAARGIAVANAIRDYRRDIRTWSEERTLTTDQQRVLETLGDHVTRVRMLEGDIRPETAETLIRATRELTAALQGEEDAIERAKQQIEALEFA; this is translated from the coding sequence ATGAAAATTCGGGGCGAACGCGAGTGCACCGAGTGTGGGACCCGGTGGTCCTACTACGAAACGGGAAACGTTAGCTGCCCGCACTGTGGCACGCTCCGGAGCGTCGGTCTGGACGAGCGGACCGAACACACGGACCTACAGATCCAGTTCGATCTGACGCCGGTTCGAAACGCCGTTGCAGACAGTACCACGAGCGATCTCGCAGAACGCTGCCGGGAGCGTTCGCGCGAGTATATTCGCCAGCGAGGGTTCATCAAGGGTGGCGAACTCCGCGGGCTCGATACGACGTATCTCGCCGCCGCCGAATTACTGCACGTCGCCGACATCGTCTCCCGCGAACGGCAACTCGCGGACCGCGACGAGCTCTACTTCCTCTCGCTGCTCGAAACCGCAGACCAGGACGAGCGACCACCCGCATCGGACGTTCCCGACTCGCTTCGAGCCGCCCGCGGAATCGCCGTCGCCAATGCTATCCGAGACTACCGCCGCGATATCCGCACCTGGAGCGAGGAGCGAACGCTCACGACCGACCAACAGCGCGTTCTCGAGACGCTCGGTGACCACGTGACGAGGGTTCGAATGCTCGAGGGCGATATTCGACCGGAAACTGCCGAGACCCTGATTCGGGCGACGCGCGAACTCACGGCGGCCCTGCAGGGCGAGGAGGACGCTATCGAGCGTGCGAAACAACAGATCGAAGCGCTCGAGTTCGCATAA
- a CDS encoding PadR family transcriptional regulator, with protein sequence MYDLTGFQRDLLYVIAGEEEPHGLAIKEELEQYYEKEIHHGRLYPNLDTLVDKGLVEKGRRDRRTNFYTLTRRGQRELEARREWETQYVDL encoded by the coding sequence ATGTACGACCTGACAGGATTTCAGCGTGACCTACTCTACGTCATCGCTGGCGAGGAGGAACCGCACGGACTGGCCATCAAGGAGGAACTCGAGCAGTACTACGAAAAGGAGATTCATCACGGACGACTGTACCCGAACCTCGATACCCTCGTCGACAAAGGACTCGTCGAAAAAGGACGCCGAGACAGGCGGACGAATTTCTACACGCTCACTCGACGCGGTCAGCGCGAACTCGAGGCCCGGCGCGAGTGGGAGACACAGTACGTAGACCTCTAA
- a CDS encoding MgtC/SapB family protein, which produces MNEVTLQVVEAPLDETVVRIALAGALGLFLGLEREWSKRSAGIRTFSLISLLAAVFTILVLETDIGEGILVLGGLLVIVQGVLLAVKGLMDDDDDDARLSLTTSVSMLVAYGVGSLVAAGFAIEGVTVAVLSTLLLVLKRELHEFAWGLSREEMRSTTEFAILAFVIYPLLPAEETLTIGSIDIPIEPQVIWLMVVAVAGIGIANYAIVSTYGGRGIAVTGFFGGLAASTAVVGTMLDHVNQRPEAASYAVAAIILADAAMAVRNLAIALAFTMGGGVDILVEALVPLGAVIVIAFIVAAISADWRESVEIDLVSPFSMKNALAFGVVFFAVLVFGSLAEVWFGTFGFYVTAVASGLVSSAGATTSAVVLYRGGQLGPTEASIAILLATVSSIVVKALLARTSSSQQFKNRVATYSGVLLVGGALASVVLVI; this is translated from the coding sequence GTGAACGAAGTCACGTTGCAGGTCGTCGAGGCGCCACTCGACGAAACGGTCGTTCGAATTGCCCTCGCTGGCGCGCTCGGATTGTTTCTCGGACTCGAGCGCGAGTGGTCGAAACGATCGGCCGGAATCAGGACGTTCTCGCTGATCAGTCTGCTTGCAGCCGTCTTCACGATTCTCGTTCTCGAGACCGATATTGGTGAGGGGATACTCGTCTTAGGCGGCTTGCTGGTCATCGTGCAGGGTGTCTTACTCGCCGTAAAGGGACTCATGGACGACGACGATGACGACGCCAGACTTTCGCTGACGACGTCCGTTTCGATGCTCGTCGCCTACGGAGTCGGGTCGTTAGTCGCGGCCGGGTTCGCCATCGAAGGCGTCACCGTCGCCGTTCTCTCCACGCTGTTGCTCGTGCTCAAGCGGGAACTCCACGAGTTCGCCTGGGGACTGTCTCGCGAGGAAATGCGTTCGACGACCGAGTTCGCGATTCTGGCGTTCGTCATTTATCCGCTCTTGCCGGCCGAGGAAACCCTCACTATCGGCTCGATCGATATCCCGATCGAACCGCAGGTGATCTGGTTGATGGTCGTCGCCGTGGCGGGAATCGGAATCGCCAACTACGCGATCGTCTCGACGTACGGCGGACGCGGCATCGCCGTCACCGGGTTTTTCGGCGGGTTGGCGGCCTCGACGGCCGTCGTCGGAACGATGCTCGATCACGTCAACCAGCGTCCGGAGGCGGCCTCATATGCGGTAGCGGCGATCATCCTCGCAGACGCAGCGATGGCCGTGCGAAACCTGGCGATCGCCCTCGCGTTTACGATGGGCGGTGGCGTCGATATCCTCGTCGAGGCGCTCGTCCCGCTCGGTGCGGTGATCGTCATCGCGTTTATCGTCGCGGCAATCTCCGCCGACTGGAGAGAATCGGTAGAGATCGATCTCGTGAGTCCGTTTTCGATGAAAAACGCGCTCGCGTTCGGGGTGGTGTTTTTCGCGGTTCTCGTGTTCGGATCGCTCGCCGAGGTGTGGTTCGGAACCTTCGGCTTCTACGTCACCGCCGTCGCGAGCGGACTCGTTTCCAGCGCGGGCGCAACGACATCCGCCGTCGTCCTGTACCGAGGCGGCCAACTCGGCCCGACGGAAGCGTCGATCGCGATTTTGCTGGCGACGGTCTCGAGCATCGTCGTCAAAGCGCTGCTGGCGAGAACGTCCTCGAGTCAGCAGTTCAAAAACCGCGTCGCTACCTACAGCGGCGTGCTTTTGGTTGGAGGTGCGCTGGCGTCCGTCGTTCTAGTCATCTGA